From Capra hircus breed San Clemente chromosome 12, ASM170441v1, whole genome shotgun sequence, a single genomic window includes:
- the SETDB2 gene encoding histone-lysine N-methyltransferase SETDB2 isoform X2 gives MGEKNGDAKTFWMELEDDGKVDFIFEQVQNVLQSLKQKIKDGSATNKEYIQAMILVKDATINHNSTLIKDHTSVTQNAEENKLSSLPSTSYEDFFPKDCTYLSTENQEIPLMENKDADFREKESSLNLSYQKHECSGTCLMKMPFNFKGENPLQLPVKCHFQRRHAKTNSHSSALHVSYKTPCGRSLRNMEEVFRYLLETECNFLFTDNFSFNTYVQLTRNYPKEEEIVSDVDISNGVESVPIAFCNEIDNRKLPQFKYRKTMWPRAYYLNSFSNMFTDSCDCSEGCVDITKCACLQLTARNAKTCPLSSNKITAGYKYKRLERQIPTGIYECSLLCKCDRRMCQNRVVQHGPQVRLQVFKTEKKGWGVRCLDDIDRGTFVCIYSGRLLSRSDTEKPDAVDENGKEENVMKNMFSKKRKIEVADCEVEVIPIELEACPRSMETQEYPPKFHNNTKEPIIGMKYNSIARIRYHSVIRSPKTKTVIIQHNGKNMGFTSSEAVTSEDNGELNPAQVHLNSKAKEMRKDSSSNQVEDCEDKPVIESDVIDITKCREDTPPGDTCHQAVTLDNKNEVQIQKPQEEKSPACQNQQVFFGKELPNEIKDASSDSLEKFNKGNVFLLDATKEGNVGRFLNHSCCPNLLVQNVFVETHDRSFPLVAFFTNRYVKARTELTWDYGYEAGTMPEKEILCQCGVNKCRKKIL, from the exons ATCATACATCTGTGACCCAGAATgcagaagaaaacaaattaagTTCATTGCCCTCGACATCATATGAAGACTTCTTTCCAAAAGACTGCACCTATCT ATCTACAGAAAACCAAGAAATTCCCCTTATGGAAAATAAAGATGCAGACTTTAGAGAAAAAGAATCTTCTTTAAATTTATCTTACCAAAAGCATGAGTGCTCTGGCACCTGTCTGATGAAAATGCCATTTAACTTCAAGGGGGAAAACCCTCTGCAGCTACCAGTCAAATGCCATTTCCAAAGACGACACGCAAAGACAAACTctcattcttcagcactccacgTGAGTTATAAAACCCCTTGTGGAAGGAGTCTACGAAACATGGAGGAAGTTTTTCGTTACCTGCTTGAGACAGAGTGTAACTTTCTATTTAcagataacttttctttcaatacCTATGTTCAATTGACTCGGAATTAcccaaaggaagaagaaattgtTTCTGATGTGGATATTAGCAATGGAGTGGAATCGGTGCCCATTGCTTTCTGTAATGAAATTGACAATAGAAAACTTCCACAGTTTAAATACAGAAAGACTATGTGGCCACGAGCATATTATCTAAACAGCTTTTCCAACATGTTTACTGATTCATGTGACTGTTCTGAGGGCTGCGTAGACAT AACAAAATGTGCATGTCTTCAACTGACAGCAAGGAATGCCAAGACTTGCCCCTTGTCAAGTAATAAAATAACCGCtggatataaatataaaagactAGAGAGACAGATACCTACTGG CATTTATGAATGCAGCCTGTTATGCAAGTGTGATCGACGAATGTGTCAAAACCGAGTTGTCCAGCACGGACCTCAAGTGAGGCTACAAGTGTTCAAAACTGAGAAGAAGGGATGGGGAGTGCGCTGTCTAGATGATATTGACAGAGGGACGTTTGTTTGCATTTATTCAG gAAGATTACTAAGCAGATCTGACACTGAGAAACCTGATGCTGTtgatgaaaatggaaaagaagagaatgttatgaaaaatatgttttccaaaaagaggaaaatagaagTTGCAGATTGTGAGGTTGAAGTTATCCCAATAGAACTGGAAGCATGTCCGAGAAGTATGGAGACTCAGGAGTATCCACCTAAGTTCCATAATAATACCAAAGAGCCTATTAT agGAATGAAATATAACAGCATTGCAAGAATTCGATATCATTCAGTCATTAGGAGTCCTAAAACCAAGACGGTCATTATTCAACACAATGGGAAAAATATG ggatttaCTTCCTCAGAGGCTGTCACCTCAGAAGATAATGGAGAACTTAATCCAGCTCAAGTACATCTGAACTCTAAAGCCAAGGAAATGAGAA AGGACTCAAGCTCAAACCAAGTTGAAGATTGTGAAGACAAGCCTGTGATTGAATCTGATGTGATAGATATAACCAAGTGTAGAGAAGACACTCCACCAGGGGACACATGTCACCAAGCAGTCACACTGGATAACAAGAATGAGGTTCAAATACAAAAGCCCCAAGAGGAAAAATCTCCAGCATGTCAAAACCAGCAGGTCTTTTTTGGTAAAGAGTTACCAAATGAAATCAAGGATGCTTCATCTGATTCTCTAGAGAAGTTCAATAAAGGGAATGTGTTTTTATTGGATGCcacaaaagaaggaaatgtgGGCCGCTTCCTTAAT CATAGTTGTTGCCCAAATCTTTTGGTACAGAATGTTTTTGTAGAAACACATGACAGAAGTTTTCCCTTGGTGGCGTTCTTCACCAACAg GTATGTGAAAGCAAGAACAGAACTAACATGGGATTATGGTTATGAAGCTGGAACTATGCCTGAGAAAGAAATCCTCTGCCAATGTGGGGTTAATAAgtgtagaaaaaaaatattataa